A region from the Mesorhizobium sp. J8 genome encodes:
- a CDS encoding DUF4328 domain-containing protein has product MGIFRNFSTSTNWVVRLLCIGIAVDVIAVLSGLSEIWLLNDIDAGTYDYDVTAAASWNDSRQGAIGIAQLVLYLAQAIIILSWIRLANRNARALGARDMQFTPGWAIGWYFIPIANLWKPYQAMSEIWRASSGSADWKSAETSGTLQGWWAAWLVANALGRVSFRLSMKAQEIPELKNASIATTAADVASVVLSLLLLEVVKEIYRRQTAWSAAPPAMPQDSAGLPETA; this is encoded by the coding sequence GTGGGCATTTTCAGAAATTTTTCGACGAGCACGAACTGGGTCGTCAGGCTGCTGTGCATCGGCATCGCCGTCGACGTGATCGCCGTACTTTCAGGCCTGTCCGAGATCTGGCTGCTGAACGATATCGATGCCGGCACCTATGACTACGATGTCACGGCAGCGGCCAGTTGGAACGACAGCCGGCAAGGCGCGATAGGCATCGCCCAGCTCGTTCTCTATCTGGCGCAGGCCATTATCATTCTTAGCTGGATCCGCCTGGCCAACAGGAACGCCAGGGCGCTTGGCGCCCGCGACATGCAGTTCACGCCCGGCTGGGCGATCGGCTGGTATTTCATCCCCATCGCCAACCTTTGGAAGCCTTATCAGGCGATGTCGGAGATATGGCGGGCAAGCAGCGGGTCTGCCGACTGGAAATCGGCCGAGACGTCCGGAACGCTTCAGGGCTGGTGGGCCGCCTGGCTGGTGGCCAACGCGCTCGGTCGGGTCTCCTTCAGGCTCTCCATGAAAGCGCAGGAAATTCCGGAACTGAAGAACGCCTCGATTGCGACCACCGCTGCCGATGTTGCCAGCGTTGTGCTGAGCCTGCTTCTCCTGGAAGTCGTGAAGGAGATTTATCGGCGGCAAACCGCCTGGTCCGCCGCCCCTCCGGCAATGCCTCAGGACAGCGCCGGCTTGCCTGAAACGGCATAG
- the glyS gene encoding glycine--tRNA ligase subunit beta — translation MPDLLLELRSEEIPARMQRKAAGDLRKMLTDGLVEAGLTYEAAREYWTPRRLALDIRGLTARSKEIREEIKGPSTTAPEQAVQGFLRKAGLSSIAEAHVHSDPKKGDFYVAHISKPGRAAEEIIAELVPGIIKSFPWPKSMRWGPASAKPGSLRWVRPLQSIVCTFGPETEEPVVVDFEIDGIRAGNVTYGHRFHAPGPITVRRFDDYVAKLEAAKVVLDADRRKEIILADARNIAFANGLDLVEDEGLLEEVSGLVEWPVVLMGEFEQDFLTIPGEVIRLTIRANQKCFVTRPQGAGEDLSNRFILVANIEARDGGKEIAYGNGKVVRARLSDALYFWKTDQSDLPDLDQLKESAAKFDLDLKKPLDQRMARLDHLNVTFHAKLGTQGQRVERIKRLAEELAPVVGADSALVARASVLAKADLQTEVVGEFPELQGAMGRKYALLQGEHASVAAAAEEHYKPQGPSDRVPTDPVSVAVALADKLDTLTGFWAIDEKPTGSKDPFALRRAALGVVRLLTENRIRLALTSIFAKAFANFKGGADQSSDLLAFFHDRLKVYLRDQGARHDLIDAVITPRSDDLLQIVRRVEALGSLLDTDGGKNLLAGTKRAANILAAEEKKKTLVAEDVEPALFREEAEKKLFAAVNQAEKEAGQAIQNEDFSAAMLALSALREPVDSFFEGVLVNDEDQAVRANRLALLARIRAATDQVADFSKIAG, via the coding sequence ATGCCCGACCTGCTCTTGGAACTTCGCTCCGAGGAAATCCCCGCCCGCATGCAGCGCAAGGCTGCTGGCGACCTCAGGAAGATGCTGACCGATGGTCTGGTCGAGGCGGGTCTCACCTATGAGGCGGCGCGCGAATATTGGACGCCGCGGCGCCTCGCGCTCGACATCCGTGGCCTGACGGCGCGCTCGAAGGAGATCCGCGAGGAGATCAAGGGGCCGTCGACCACGGCGCCCGAGCAGGCTGTGCAGGGCTTCCTGCGCAAGGCCGGCCTGTCATCGATCGCCGAGGCGCATGTCCATTCCGATCCGAAGAAGGGCGACTTCTACGTCGCTCACATTTCGAAGCCGGGCCGGGCGGCGGAAGAGATCATCGCCGAACTGGTGCCGGGTATCATCAAAAGCTTCCCCTGGCCGAAATCGATGCGCTGGGGGCCGGCCTCGGCGAAGCCCGGCTCGCTGCGCTGGGTGCGGCCGCTGCAGTCGATCGTCTGCACCTTCGGACCGGAGACCGAAGAGCCGGTCGTGGTCGATTTTGAGATCGACGGCATCCGCGCCGGCAATGTCACCTACGGTCATCGCTTCCACGCGCCGGGCCCGATCACCGTGCGCCGTTTCGACGATTATGTGGCGAAGCTGGAGGCGGCCAAGGTCGTGCTCGATGCCGACCGGCGCAAGGAGATCATCCTGGCCGATGCCCGCAACATCGCCTTCGCCAACGGCCTCGACCTCGTCGAGGATGAGGGCCTGCTGGAGGAGGTCTCCGGGCTGGTGGAATGGCCGGTCGTGCTGATGGGCGAGTTCGAGCAGGATTTCCTCACCATTCCGGGCGAGGTCATCCGCCTCACCATCCGCGCCAACCAGAAGTGTTTCGTCACCCGACCGCAGGGCGCGGGCGAGGACCTGTCGAACCGCTTCATCCTGGTCGCCAACATCGAGGCGAGGGATGGCGGCAAGGAGATCGCCTACGGCAACGGCAAGGTGGTGCGCGCCCGCTTGTCCGATGCGCTTTATTTCTGGAAGACCGACCAGAGCGATTTGCCCGACCTCGACCAGCTGAAGGAATCGGCGGCGAAGTTCGACCTCGATCTGAAGAAGCCGCTCGACCAGCGCATGGCGCGGCTCGATCATCTGAACGTCACCTTCCATGCCAAGCTTGGCACGCAAGGGCAGCGGGTGGAGCGCATCAAACGGCTGGCCGAGGAACTGGCACCTGTCGTCGGAGCCGATAGCGCTTTAGTCGCCAGGGCGTCGGTGCTCGCCAAGGCGGACCTGCAGACCGAGGTGGTCGGCGAGTTTCCGGAACTGCAGGGCGCGATGGGCCGCAAATACGCGCTGCTGCAGGGCGAGCATGCATCCGTGGCCGCCGCTGCCGAGGAGCATTACAAGCCGCAGGGTCCGTCCGACCGCGTGCCGACTGATCCGGTCTCGGTTGCCGTCGCGCTTGCCGACAAGCTCGACACGCTGACCGGCTTCTGGGCGATCGACGAGAAGCCCACCGGGAGCAAGGATCCGTTCGCTTTGCGCCGCGCCGCGCTCGGCGTGGTCAGGCTCCTCACCGAGAACCGTATTCGTCTGGCGCTGACGTCTATTTTCGCCAAGGCCTTCGCAAATTTCAAAGGCGGGGCGGATCAGTCGTCAGACCTCCTGGCCTTCTTCCACGATCGCCTCAAAGTCTATCTCCGCGACCAGGGCGCGCGGCACGATCTGATCGATGCCGTCATCACGCCTCGGTCCGACGACCTGCTGCAGATCGTGCGTCGCGTCGAGGCGCTGGGCTCCTTGCTCGACACCGACGGGGGCAAGAACCTGCTCGCCGGAACCAAGCGCGCCGCCAACATCCTGGCCGCCGAGGAGAAGAAGAAAACGCTGGTCGCCGAGGATGTTGAGCCGGCGCTGTTTCGCGAGGAAGCGGAAAAGAAGCTTTTCGCCGCGGTGAATCAAGCCGAGAAGGAAGCCGGCCAAGCAATTCAAAATGAAGATTTTTCCGCCGCCATGCTGGCGCTTAGCGCGTTGCGCGAACCCGTTGATTCATTTTTTGAGGGCGTTCTCGTGAATGATGAGGACCAGGCCGTGCGCGCCAACCGCCTGGCGCTGCTCGCCCGCATCCGCGCCGCCACCGATCAGGTCGCGGATTTTTCAAAAATCGCCGGCTGA
- a CDS encoding endonuclease domain-containing protein, protein MPKLDRFKLQSARRLRASMTDEERLLWRHLWRIPVEGTHFRRQASVGAYYPDFLSHRLKLIIEVDGSHHSADDQLRHDEVRTRWFESQGYRVVRFWNHEIKNELDSVLDTIYAAVEERKSHLHLRDGAEGIGG, encoded by the coding sequence ATGCCAAAACTTGACCGTTTCAAGTTGCAGTCCGCACGAAGGCTTCGCGCCTCGATGACAGACGAAGAACGACTGCTGTGGCGGCACCTGTGGCGCATCCCGGTCGAAGGAACACATTTCCGCCGACAGGCGTCTGTGGGCGCCTATTACCCCGACTTCTTATCCCATCGGCTGAAATTGATTATCGAGGTGGATGGCTCCCACCACAGTGCCGATGATCAGCTGCGCCATGATGAAGTTCGGACACGGTGGTTCGAAAGCCAAGGCTATCGCGTCGTCCGCTTCTGGAACCATGAGATAAAAAACGAACTGGATTCCGTGCTCGATACAATTTATGCGGCGGTGGAAGAACGGAAATCACACCTGCATCTGCGCGATGGTGCCGAAGGTATTGGCGGCTGA